Within the Bacillus spongiae genome, the region AGAAATAATTCCTCCTAAAAAATACTTGCAGGTTACGTTACGTCACCATTTATTGTAAATGTAACATATATAAAGTGTAGGGGGAAACAGATGATGGAGAAAAATGTATTTAACTCGATGGAGCGGACGTATAAGGAACTTTGTTTATTGCTTTTGCTCACTCTCGTTATTGTGCCTATAGGAGTTGAGTTATTATTAAATGAATTATTTCAACTAGTTTTTTCAAACCATCTATATTCGGGAACACTAACAGGCTTTGTGATGGCAATTATTTTTACGTTAGGAGTGTATTTTATTGCCTTAAGGCCTCAGCATTTGAAATGGAAAGTAGTTGGGTTTCGTTCTTTTTCAAAAAGTTATTGGATATGGATAATCGTCTGGATGATTGTTTTACTAGTGACTAGTATTCTCATCGTTATCTTGATGGACTTCCTTCAGGTTGGCGTGGAAAATAGGAAAACAGAATCATTAAAGGTAAATATAACGTGGTTTACTTTTAGTATTGGATTTATCTCAGCAGCTATTATTTCTCCACTTTACGAGGAAATCTTTTACCGTGGTTTTCTCTATAAATGGTTTAGGATGAAATGGGGAGTCGGTGCAGGCTTATTTTTTAGTTCTTTCATCTTTATGCTTGTTCATATTCCAACTTACAATACTTTGCCTGTAAATCTTATTTCTGGTTTGATATTTGCGTGGACCTATGAAAAGTCCGGTTCTATTTTACCTGCTATTATTATTCATGGAGC harbors:
- a CDS encoding type II CAAX endopeptidase family protein encodes the protein MMEKNVFNSMERTYKELCLLLLLTLVIVPIGVELLLNELFQLVFSNHLYSGTLTGFVMAIIFTLGVYFIALRPQHLKWKVVGFRSFSKSYWIWIIVWMIVLLVTSILIVILMDFLQVGVENRKTESLKVNITWFTFSIGFISAAIISPLYEEIFYRGFLYKWFRMKWGVGAGLFFSSFIFMLVHIPTYNTLPVNLISGLIFAWTYEKSGSILPAIIIHGAFNGIAVILTTLV